Proteins found in one Streptomyces sp. CB09001 genomic segment:
- a CDS encoding superoxide dismutase, which translates to MSVYTLPELPYDYSALAPVISPEIIELHHDKHHAAYVKGANDTLEQLAEARDKETWGSINGLEKNLAFHLSGHILHSIYWHNMTGDGGGEPLDQDGVGELADAIAESFGSFAGFRAQLTKAAATTQGSGWGVLAHEPLSGRLIVEQIYDHQGNVGQGSTPILVFDAWEHAFYLQYKNQKVDFIDAMWAVVNWQDVARRYEAAKSRTDRLLLAP; encoded by the coding sequence ATGTCCGTCTACACGCTTCCTGAACTGCCGTACGACTACTCCGCGCTGGCTCCCGTGATCAGTCCCGAGATCATCGAGCTGCACCACGACAAGCACCACGCCGCGTACGTCAAGGGCGCCAACGACACGCTGGAGCAGCTCGCCGAGGCGCGGGACAAGGAGACGTGGGGCTCGATCAACGGCCTGGAGAAGAACCTGGCCTTCCACCTCTCCGGCCACATCCTGCACTCGATCTACTGGCACAACATGACCGGTGACGGCGGCGGCGAGCCGCTGGACCAGGACGGCGTGGGCGAGCTGGCCGACGCGATCGCGGAGTCCTTCGGCTCCTTCGCCGGCTTCCGGGCGCAGCTCACCAAGGCCGCCGCGACCACCCAGGGCTCGGGCTGGGGCGTGCTGGCCCACGAGCCGCTGAGCGGCCGGCTGATCGTCGAGCAGATCTACGACCACCAGGGCAACGTCGGCCAGGGCTCCACCCCGATCCTGGTCTTCGACGCCTGGGAGCACGCCTTCTACCTCCAGTACAAGAACCAGAAGGTCGACTTCATCGACGCCATGTGGGCCGTCGTCAACTGGCAGGACGTGGCCAGGCGCTACGAGGCCGCCAAGTCCCGCACCGACAGGCTGCTGCTGGCTCCCTGA
- a CDS encoding ROK family protein → MPRTAATLIASPVPRGADRDRRRATAGVVLRSVLEHGPVARSTIARLTGLSPASVTDYCARFTRLGLVREAEPPRRSKGVGRPHVPLDLDDSRFVVGGMHVAVPHTTVTLLDLRGRVVRQRELKHERTDPRWVLPRAAQALAALLAEVRDARPLGVGLAAGGWVDRDSGVIVEHGLLGWRDVPVREVLGAHTGLPVHVDGHARALVNGERLFGRARGSGSVLHLFVGNVVDAAFATHDEVHHGPRSQAGAIAHLPVPGGSEPCACGRTGCLQAELGERTLCRRARAAGITDGTNPRHVLAAANAGDPVAAALLLERSRATGRAVGLLADVLNPETVVVTEIGAMHRTDCLAALREAAGTERAAAVFPTSFPESVLAVAGGSVVLDVLYRDPLGTSPEAN, encoded by the coding sequence ATGCCCCGTACCGCGGCAACCCTGATCGCTTCCCCCGTGCCCCGCGGCGCCGACCGCGACCGGCGGCGGGCCACCGCCGGTGTGGTGCTGCGTTCCGTGCTGGAGCACGGGCCCGTGGCGCGCAGCACCATCGCCCGGCTGACCGGACTGTCCCCGGCGTCCGTGACGGACTACTGCGCCCGCTTCACCCGGCTCGGGCTGGTCCGCGAGGCCGAGCCGCCCCGGCGGTCCAAGGGCGTGGGCCGTCCGCACGTGCCCCTGGACCTCGACGACTCGCGGTTCGTCGTCGGCGGGATGCACGTGGCCGTCCCCCACACCACGGTCACGCTGCTCGATCTGCGCGGCCGGGTGGTGCGGCAGCGGGAGCTGAAGCACGAGCGCACCGATCCGCGGTGGGTGCTGCCCCGCGCGGCGCAGGCGCTGGCGGCGCTGCTGGCCGAGGTCCGCGACGCCCGGCCGCTCGGGGTGGGGCTCGCGGCCGGCGGCTGGGTCGACCGGGACTCCGGCGTGATCGTCGAGCACGGACTGCTGGGCTGGCGGGACGTGCCGGTACGGGAGGTGCTCGGCGCGCACACCGGGCTGCCGGTCCACGTCGACGGACACGCACGGGCGTTGGTCAACGGTGAGCGGCTCTTCGGGCGGGCGCGGGGCAGCGGGAGCGTACTGCACCTGTTCGTCGGCAACGTGGTCGACGCGGCCTTCGCCACCCACGACGAGGTGCACCACGGGCCGCGTTCGCAGGCGGGCGCGATCGCGCATCTGCCGGTGCCGGGCGGCAGCGAGCCGTGCGCGTGCGGGCGTACCGGCTGCCTCCAGGCGGAGTTGGGCGAGCGCACCCTGTGCCGCCGGGCCCGTGCGGCCGGGATCACCGACGGGACCAATCCGCGGCACGTGCTCGCCGCGGCGAACGCCGGTGACCCGGTGGCCGCCGCGCTGCTGCTGGAGCGGTCGCGGGCCACCGGGCGGGCGGTGGGCCTGCTGGCGGACGTCCTCAACCCGGAGACGGTGGTGGTGACCGAGATCGGCGCCATGCATCGCACGGACTGCCTGGCGGCGTTGCGGGAGGCGGCCGGCACGGAACGCGCGGCGGCCGTCTTCCCGACGAGCTTTCCCGAATCCGTGCTGGCCGTCGCGGGCGGCTCGGTCGTCCTGGACGTGCTGTACCGGGATCCGTTGGGCACTTCACCTGAGGCTAATTAA
- a CDS encoding ABC transporter substrate-binding protein: MPSPPATGIDRRLFLTSLIGASAAVAGLGGCAGGSAAAETKGASTAPLSDTVPEGTSLKISSYQNTQQIQFELARLTVPFKVSDWLNIGAGPDVINAFRADSLDLANNAGIPPIQAYYQGFRARIVAVNLTRKPNYLFATKPGSDIRTPADFEGRKLAFSQGQAQGVVLLRALKKAGLAHDQVELVPLTSNQFLTALQSGQVDVAPLANSQAPAYLNQYGSKGAHTIETDVVDLLSLLWAPQSVLNDPAKAAAVAAYIPQWVKGLVWTWEHPDRWNEEYYVKTQNLTLAQARAVTELANKPLFPPSWDEAIRWEQETADLLAEGGFVKEFDVTQLFDRRFEAIAARAATAEYRR, from the coding sequence ATGCCCTCTCCGCCTGCCACAGGCATTGACCGACGCCTCTTCCTCACCTCGCTGATCGGCGCTTCGGCGGCCGTCGCCGGGCTCGGCGGCTGCGCCGGCGGCAGTGCCGCCGCCGAGACGAAGGGTGCCTCCACCGCTCCGCTCTCCGACACGGTGCCCGAGGGCACCAGTCTGAAGATCTCCTCTTATCAGAACACTCAGCAAATCCAGTTCGAACTGGCCCGGCTCACGGTTCCGTTCAAGGTGTCGGACTGGCTGAACATCGGTGCGGGACCCGACGTCATCAACGCCTTCCGGGCGGACTCCCTGGACCTGGCCAACAATGCCGGCATTCCGCCGATCCAGGCCTACTACCAGGGTTTCAGGGCGAGGATCGTCGCCGTCAACCTCACCCGTAAACCGAACTACCTGTTCGCGACGAAGCCCGGCAGCGACATTCGCACCCCGGCCGACTTCGAGGGCAGGAAGCTGGCCTTCTCGCAGGGGCAGGCGCAGGGCGTCGTGCTGCTGCGGGCGCTGAAGAAGGCGGGACTCGCCCACGACCAGGTCGAACTGGTGCCGTTGACCAGCAACCAGTTCCTGACCGCGCTCCAGTCCGGGCAGGTGGACGTCGCCCCGCTCGCCAACAGCCAGGCCCCCGCCTATCTGAACCAGTACGGGTCCAAGGGCGCACACACCATCGAGACCGACGTGGTCGACCTGCTCAGCCTGCTGTGGGCGCCGCAGTCCGTACTGAACGATCCCGCCAAGGCCGCCGCCGTCGCCGCCTACATCCCGCAGTGGGTCAAGGGCCTCGTCTGGACGTGGGAGCACCCGGACCGGTGGAACGAGGAGTACTACGTCAAGACCCAGAACCTGACCCTCGCGCAGGCGCGGGCCGTCACCGAGCTGGCCAACAAGCCGCTGTTCCCGCCGAGCTGGGACGAGGCGATCAGGTGGGAGCAGGAGACGGCGGATCTGCTGGCGGAGGGCGGCTTCGTGAAGGAGTTCGACGTGACGCAGCTCTTCGACCGTCGCTTCGAGGCCATCGCGGCACGGGCCGCGACGGCGGAGTACCGGAGGTGA
- a CDS encoding ABC transporter permease, translated as MTTLASAESTVTVAEDTRQVRRRRRLSPGKQWPAARLAGPLLVVVLWTAASAAGALDPGAIPAPWTVAETAGRLWSDGTLATDVVTSLRRAATGFSIGLGAGVLLALAAGLSRVGDALIDGTVQLNRAVPTLGLIPLFILWLGIGETFKIAIIAIVVYIPMYLNTHAALSGIDSRYVELAEVQGLSRLRFIRQVVIPGSLPGFFVGLRLGVTGSWLGLVVLEQINATSGLGYMMFQAQNYGQTDVILVGLLIYGVFGLVSDSVVRLIERRVLSWRRTLSS; from the coding sequence GTGACCACCCTCGCGAGTGCCGAGAGCACGGTCACCGTCGCCGAGGACACCCGTCAGGTGCGCAGGCGCCGCCGCCTCTCGCCCGGAAAGCAGTGGCCGGCCGCCCGTCTCGCCGGTCCGCTGCTGGTGGTCGTCCTGTGGACGGCCGCCTCGGCCGCCGGGGCGCTGGATCCCGGCGCGATACCGGCGCCGTGGACGGTGGCGGAGACGGCCGGCCGGCTGTGGTCGGACGGGACGCTCGCCACCGACGTCGTGACCTCGCTGCGCCGGGCGGCGACCGGGTTCTCGATCGGGCTGGGCGCCGGGGTGCTGCTGGCGCTGGCCGCCGGGCTCAGCCGGGTGGGCGACGCCCTGATCGACGGGACGGTGCAGCTCAACCGGGCCGTTCCGACCCTGGGTCTGATCCCGCTGTTCATCCTGTGGCTGGGCATCGGGGAGACCTTCAAGATCGCCATCATCGCGATCGTCGTGTACATCCCGATGTACCTGAACACGCACGCCGCGCTGTCCGGCATCGACAGCCGCTACGTCGAACTGGCCGAGGTGCAGGGACTGTCCCGGCTGCGGTTCATCCGCCAGGTGGTGATCCCCGGCTCGCTGCCCGGCTTCTTCGTGGGACTGCGGCTCGGCGTGACCGGCTCCTGGCTGGGCCTGGTGGTGCTGGAGCAGATCAACGCCACCAGCGGCCTCGGCTACATGATGTTCCAGGCCCAGAACTACGGCCAGACGGACGTGATCCTCGTCGGTCTGCTGATCTACGGCGTCTTCGGCCTGGTCTCCGACAGCGTGGTCCGTCTGATCGAGCGGAGGGTGCTGTCGTGGCGACGCACACTGAGCAGCTGA
- a CDS encoding ABC transporter ATP-binding protein — MATHTEQLTRPAVRLHGLTRSFKGRTVLDGIDLELPAGQFTALLGHSGSGKSTLLRAVAGLDHGVEGEGRLSAPERVSVVFQDSRLLPWSRVLDNVLLGAEGKEAAERGRAALAEVGLAGRERAWPGELSGGEAQRAALARALVREPQLLLADEPFGALDALTRIRMHGLLRELWERHRPTVLLVTHDVDEAIVLADRVLVLENGRIGLDLTIDRPHPRSYREPKLGEYRERLLAALGVTEDH, encoded by the coding sequence GTGGCGACGCACACTGAGCAGCTGACCCGTCCGGCCGTCCGGCTGCACGGTCTGACCAGGTCGTTCAAGGGCCGTACGGTGCTCGACGGCATCGATCTCGAACTGCCCGCCGGCCAGTTCACGGCGCTGCTGGGGCACAGCGGGTCCGGCAAGAGCACGCTGCTGCGGGCCGTGGCCGGACTGGACCACGGCGTCGAGGGCGAGGGGCGGCTGTCCGCGCCGGAGCGGGTGTCGGTGGTCTTCCAGGACTCCCGGCTGCTGCCCTGGTCCCGGGTGCTGGACAACGTGCTGCTCGGCGCGGAGGGCAAGGAGGCCGCCGAACGCGGCCGGGCCGCCCTGGCCGAGGTGGGTCTCGCGGGGCGCGAACGGGCCTGGCCCGGGGAGCTGTCCGGCGGCGAGGCCCAGCGGGCGGCACTGGCCCGGGCGCTGGTGCGGGAGCCGCAGCTGCTGCTCGCCGACGAGCCGTTCGGCGCCCTGGACGCGCTGACCCGGATCAGGATGCACGGCCTGCTGCGGGAGCTGTGGGAGCGGCACCGGCCCACGGTGCTGCTGGTCACCCACGACGTCGACGAGGCGATCGTGCTCGCCGACCGGGTGCTGGTGCTGGAGAACGGCCGTATCGGCCTCGACCTGACCATCGACCGCCCCCATCCGCGCTCCTACCGGGAGCCGAAGCTGGGCGAGTACCGGGAGCGGCTGCTGGCCGCCCTCGGTGTGACGGAGGACCACTGA
- a CDS encoding LLM class flavin-dependent oxidoreductase, with translation MTRRLHLNAFLMNTGHHEASWRLPESDPYAHVSLAHYVGLARTAERGTFDSLFLADGPQLWSNLAQRPAGALEPLTLLTALATATEHIGLIATASTSYDSPYNLARRFASLDIVSGGRAGWNIVTTAGAEAARNFGLDAEPAHAERYARAAEFLDVALKLWDSWEDDAVLADKAAGVWGDDARVHPPRHKGTYFRVEGALNVPRTPQGYPLLVQAGSSTDGKVFAARYAEAVFTAQQTLGDAQAFYADIKSRTRLAGRDPGHLKVLPGIVPVLGSTEAEARAAEQVLDDHIVPAHGVRRLEDLLRLEPGTLDLDGPLPDDLPPESAIEGAKSRYTLIVELARRERLTVRRLIGRLGGGRGHLTFTGTPEQVADRIGSWFTQGAADGFNIMPPVLPSGLETFVDHVVPILRERGLLRTAYGPRQTLRERYGLPRPRNQYVTEATDPATAGAPAALTRI, from the coding sequence ATGACCCGCCGACTGCATCTGAACGCGTTCCTGATGAACACCGGCCACCACGAGGCGTCGTGGCGGCTGCCGGAGAGCGACCCGTACGCGCACGTGAGTCTCGCGCACTACGTGGGTCTCGCCCGGACCGCGGAACGGGGCACGTTCGACTCGCTGTTCCTCGCCGACGGCCCGCAGCTGTGGAGCAACCTCGCACAGCGGCCGGCCGGCGCGCTGGAACCGCTCACCCTCCTGACGGCGCTGGCCACGGCGACCGAGCACATCGGTCTGATCGCGACCGCGTCCACGTCCTACGACTCGCCCTACAACCTGGCCCGCAGGTTCGCCTCGCTGGACATCGTCAGCGGCGGCCGGGCGGGCTGGAACATCGTCACCACCGCGGGGGCCGAGGCGGCCCGCAACTTCGGCCTGGACGCCGAGCCCGCGCACGCCGAACGCTACGCCCGCGCCGCCGAGTTCCTGGACGTCGCGCTGAAGCTGTGGGACAGCTGGGAGGACGACGCGGTCCTCGCCGACAAGGCGGCCGGTGTGTGGGGCGACGACGCCCGCGTCCATCCGCCGCGCCACAAGGGCACGTACTTCCGTGTGGAGGGCGCGCTCAACGTGCCGCGCACGCCGCAGGGCTACCCGCTGCTGGTGCAGGCCGGCTCCTCCACGGACGGCAAGGTCTTCGCGGCCCGGTACGCGGAGGCGGTGTTCACCGCGCAGCAGACGCTCGGGGACGCGCAGGCCTTCTACGCCGACATCAAGTCCCGCACCCGGCTCGCGGGGCGCGACCCCGGCCACCTCAAGGTGCTGCCGGGCATCGTCCCGGTGCTCGGTTCCACCGAGGCGGAGGCACGCGCCGCGGAGCAGGTCCTGGACGACCACATCGTGCCCGCGCACGGCGTACGGCGCCTGGAGGACCTGCTGCGGCTGGAGCCCGGCACCCTGGACCTGGACGGTCCGCTGCCGGACGACCTGCCGCCGGAGAGCGCCATCGAGGGTGCCAAGAGCCGCTACACGCTGATCGTGGAGCTGGCCCGGCGCGAGCGCCTGACCGTGCGGCGGCTGATCGGGCGGCTCGGCGGCGGGCGCGGCCATCTGACCTTCACCGGGACACCGGAGCAGGTGGCCGACCGGATCGGGTCGTGGTTCACGCAGGGTGCGGCCGACGGCTTCAACATCATGCCGCCGGTACTGCCCTCCGGCCTGGAGACGTTCGTGGACCACGTCGTCCCAATCCTGCGCGAGCGCGGTCTGCTGCGCACCGCGTACGGCCCCCGGCAGACCCTGCGCGAGCGCTACGGGCTGCCCCGGCCCCGCAACCAGTACGTCACCGAGGCCACCGACCCGGCCACCGCCGGGGCACCGGCCGCACTCACCCGTATCTGA
- a CDS encoding TauD/TfdA family dioxygenase, with product MSDLRITRITSRIGAKVSGVDVSRPLDGATVTALGAALAEHKALVFDDVDLDDEGQQAFVRAFGDLTTAHPTVGAVDGAPNVLPVDSERGRANHWHTDVTFVLNPPQATSLRSLTVPPYGGETLIASSAGAYRDLPEPLRRLADGLWAEHTNDYDYAVADEDIDAEKAAHRSRFTSIKYRTAHPVVRVHPLTGERGLFIGGFAQRIVGLSVGESRKLLELLQSYVTRPENVLRHRWSENQLVLFDNRITQHYAVDNYDGLPRRLHRVTLAGPVPVGIEDKESYSIEGDASHYTPVAA from the coding sequence ATGAGCGATCTGCGGATCACCAGGATCACCTCCCGTATCGGCGCGAAGGTGTCCGGCGTCGACGTCTCCCGGCCGCTGGACGGGGCCACCGTCACCGCGCTGGGGGCCGCCCTCGCCGAGCACAAGGCGCTGGTCTTCGACGACGTGGACCTCGACGACGAGGGCCAGCAGGCGTTCGTGCGCGCCTTCGGGGACCTCACCACCGCCCACCCGACCGTCGGCGCTGTGGACGGCGCCCCGAACGTGCTGCCGGTCGACAGCGAGCGGGGCCGTGCCAACCACTGGCACACCGACGTCACCTTCGTCCTCAACCCGCCGCAGGCCACCTCGCTGCGCAGCCTGACGGTCCCGCCGTACGGCGGCGAGACCCTGATCGCGTCCTCGGCGGGCGCCTACCGGGACCTGCCCGAGCCGCTGCGGCGGCTGGCCGACGGCCTGTGGGCGGAGCACACCAACGACTACGACTACGCGGTGGCCGACGAGGACATCGACGCGGAGAAGGCCGCGCACCGGTCCCGGTTCACCTCGATCAAGTACCGCACGGCCCACCCGGTGGTGCGGGTCCACCCGCTGACCGGCGAGCGGGGACTGTTCATCGGCGGGTTCGCACAGCGGATCGTGGGCCTGTCGGTGGGCGAGTCGCGCAAGCTCCTCGAACTGCTCCAGTCCTACGTCACCCGCCCGGAGAACGTGCTGCGGCACCGCTGGTCGGAGAACCAGCTGGTGCTGTTCGACAACCGCATCACCCAGCACTACGCCGTCGACAACTACGACGGTCTGCCGCGCCGGCTGCACCGGGTGACGCTGGCCGGTCCCGTGCCGGTGGGCATCGAGGACAAGGAGAGCTACTCCATCGAGGGCGACGCCTCGCACTACACGCCGGTCGCCGCATAG
- a CDS encoding DsbA family protein has product MSEKTPVDFWFDPLCPWAWMTSRWVLEVEKVRDIEVHWHVMSLAVLNEDKLDELPPEYREMLEVKAWGPVRVVIAAQEEHGADVLGDLYTALGTRIHNQDEGPGRETVAAALKDVGLPESLMDHWDDTPYEPQLRVSHKEGIDKVGQEVGTPVIAVPGADGGQLAFFGPVVTPAPKGEDAAKLWDGTLAVASVPGFYEIKRTRTKGPDFSNL; this is encoded by the coding sequence ATGTCGGAGAAAACGCCTGTCGACTTCTGGTTCGACCCCCTGTGCCCCTGGGCCTGGATGACCTCCCGCTGGGTCCTGGAGGTGGAGAAGGTCAGGGACATCGAGGTCCACTGGCACGTGATGAGCCTCGCCGTCCTCAACGAGGACAAGCTCGACGAGCTGCCCCCGGAGTACCGCGAGATGCTGGAGGTCAAGGCCTGGGGCCCGGTCCGCGTCGTCATCGCCGCCCAGGAGGAGCACGGTGCCGACGTGCTCGGCGACCTCTACACGGCGCTCGGCACCCGCATCCACAACCAGGACGAGGGCCCCGGCCGGGAGACGGTCGCCGCGGCCCTGAAGGACGTCGGCCTGCCCGAGTCCCTCATGGACCACTGGGACGACACCCCCTACGAGCCGCAGCTGCGCGTCTCCCACAAGGAGGGCATCGACAAGGTCGGCCAGGAGGTCGGCACCCCGGTCATCGCCGTGCCCGGCGCCGACGGCGGGCAGCTCGCCTTCTTCGGCCCGGTCGTCACCCCCGCCCCCAAGGGCGAGGACGCCGCCAAGCTCTGGGACGGCACCCTGGCCGTCGCCTCCGTGCCGGGCTTCTACGAAATCAAGCGGACCCGCACCAAGGGCCCGGACTTCAGCAACCTCTGA
- the pepN gene encoding aminopeptidase N: MPGENLSRDEARERAALLSVDGYEVSLDVRSAVGDVQGEGPRTFRSVTTIRFRCNEPGASSFADLVAPGVTAVSLNGRDLDPGEVFDGSRIALEDLAADNELVVDAQCAYSRTGEGLHRFVDPEDGEVYLYTQYEPADSRRVFANFEQPDLKAPFRFEVRAPEEWTVWSNGAGERADEVWRFAETKPISTYITCVVAGPYHYVTDSYERTLDDGTRLEIPLGALCRKGLAPHFDADDVFLITKQGLDFFHDHFDYPYPFGKYDQAFVPEYNLGAMENPGMVTFREEYIFRGKVTRASYEGRANTILHEMAHMWFGDLVTMEWWDDLWLKESFADFMGAFANVGATRFKDAWITFANRRKAWAYRADQLPSTHPITADIRDLEDAKLNFDGITYAKGASALKQLVAYVGQDAFLEGARRYFKRHAYGNTRLGDLLSVLEETSGRDMAAWSRSWLQTAGVNSLTPQVLLGEAGTVDELAVVQEAAESHPELRPHRVAVGLYRRTAEGALERYARAEVDVEGPRTVVAELAGAAAPELVLVNDDDLTYCKTRFDATSLETLREHLGSLTDPLARALCWSALWNMTRDALLPARDFAALVLRFAGRESDIGVLQMLHAWTNSALVHYAAPDWRETGGRLLGEGALRELRDAAPGSEQQLAWARFFASVASDGAELELLRGLLDGTEKIDGLDVDQELRWAFLAPLAAHGAADEGVLAAELARDDTASGRRHQVRCLAARPSAAVKAQAWAQVVESDALSNALVEATIAGFAQPSQRDLLAPYPDKYFAAIERVWAERSIQIGMDVVRGLFPSLRDSRDTLDATDAWLSAHEDAAPALRRLVLEARDDLARALRGQACDAAAGAR, from the coding sequence GTGCCCGGTGAGAATCTGTCCCGCGACGAGGCCCGGGAGCGGGCCGCCCTGCTGTCCGTCGACGGGTACGAGGTGTCCCTCGACGTGCGCTCGGCGGTCGGTGACGTGCAGGGCGAGGGGCCGCGCACGTTCCGGTCCGTCACCACGATCCGCTTCCGCTGCAACGAGCCCGGCGCCAGCAGCTTCGCCGACCTGGTCGCACCGGGCGTCACCGCCGTCTCCCTCAACGGCCGCGACCTCGACCCGGGCGAGGTCTTCGACGGCTCCCGGATCGCCCTGGAGGACCTGGCCGCCGACAACGAGCTGGTGGTCGACGCCCAGTGCGCGTACTCCCGCACGGGCGAGGGACTGCACCGCTTCGTCGACCCGGAGGACGGCGAGGTGTACCTGTACACCCAGTACGAGCCGGCCGACTCGCGCCGGGTCTTCGCCAACTTCGAGCAGCCGGACCTCAAGGCGCCCTTCCGCTTCGAGGTGCGCGCGCCCGAGGAGTGGACGGTGTGGTCCAACGGCGCGGGTGAGCGCGCCGACGAGGTGTGGCGGTTCGCGGAGACGAAGCCGATCTCGACGTACATCACGTGTGTCGTGGCCGGTCCGTACCACTACGTGACGGACTCCTACGAGCGGACCCTCGACGACGGCACCCGGCTGGAGATCCCGCTCGGCGCCCTGTGCCGCAAGGGTCTGGCGCCGCACTTCGACGCGGACGACGTCTTCCTGATCACCAAGCAGGGCCTGGACTTCTTCCACGACCACTTCGACTACCCGTACCCGTTCGGGAAGTACGACCAGGCGTTCGTGCCCGAGTACAACCTCGGCGCGATGGAGAACCCGGGGATGGTGACCTTCCGGGAGGAGTACATCTTCCGCGGGAAGGTGACGCGGGCCTCGTACGAGGGCCGCGCCAACACGATCCTGCACGAGATGGCGCACATGTGGTTCGGCGACCTGGTCACCATGGAGTGGTGGGACGACCTGTGGCTGAAGGAGTCCTTCGCGGACTTCATGGGCGCGTTCGCGAACGTCGGCGCGACCCGCTTCAAGGACGCCTGGATCACCTTCGCCAACCGCCGCAAGGCCTGGGCGTACCGCGCCGACCAGCTGCCCTCCACGCACCCGATCACGGCCGACATCCGTGACCTGGAGGACGCCAAGCTCAACTTCGACGGCATCACCTACGCCAAGGGCGCCTCCGCGCTCAAGCAGCTGGTGGCGTACGTCGGGCAGGACGCGTTCCTGGAGGGCGCGCGGCGCTACTTCAAGCGGCACGCGTACGGCAACACGCGCCTGGGCGATCTGCTGTCGGTCCTGGAGGAGACCAGCGGCCGGGACATGGCGGCCTGGTCGCGCTCCTGGCTCCAGACGGCCGGCGTCAACTCGCTGACCCCGCAGGTGCTGCTGGGCGAGGCGGGCACGGTCGACGAGCTGGCGGTCGTGCAGGAGGCCGCCGAATCGCACCCCGAACTGCGCCCGCACCGCGTCGCGGTGGGCCTGTACCGGCGCACGGCCGAGGGCGCGCTGGAGCGGTACGCGCGCGCCGAGGTGGACGTCGAGGGGCCGCGCACGGTGGTGGCGGAGCTGGCCGGTGCCGCGGCTCCCGAGCTGGTCCTGGTCAACGACGACGACCTCACGTACTGCAAGACGCGGTTCGACGCGACCTCGCTGGAGACGCTGCGCGAGCACCTGGGGTCCCTGACCGACCCGCTGGCCCGTGCCCTGTGCTGGTCGGCGCTGTGGAACATGACGCGCGACGCGCTGCTGCCCGCCCGGGACTTCGCGGCGCTGGTGCTGCGGTTCGCCGGACGCGAGTCCGACATCGGCGTCCTGCAGATGCTGCACGCCTGGACGAACTCGGCGCTGGTGCACTACGCGGCCCCCGACTGGCGGGAGACCGGCGGCCGGCTGCTCGGCGAGGGTGCGCTGCGCGAGCTGCGGGACGCGGCGCCGGGCAGTGAGCAGCAGCTCGCGTGGGCGCGGTTCTTCGCGTCGGTGGCGTCCGACGGGGCGGAGCTGGAGCTGCTGCGCGGGCTGCTGGACGGCACCGAGAAGATCGACGGGCTGGACGTGGACCAGGAGCTGCGCTGGGCCTTCCTCGCGCCGCTCGCGGCCCACGGCGCCGCCGACGAGGGCGTCCTGGCCGCCGAGCTGGCCCGCGACGACACGGCCTCCGGCAGGCGCCACCAGGTGCGCTGTCTGGCGGCCCGCCCCTCGGCTGCGGTGAAGGCGCAGGCCTGGGCGCAGGTCGTGGAGTCGGACGCGCTGTCGAACGCGCTGGTGGAGGCGACCATCGCCGGGTTCGCGCAGCCCTCGCAGCGGGACCTGCTCGCGCCGTACCCGGACAAGTACTTCGCGGCGATCGAGCGGGTGTGGGCCGAGCGGTCCATCCAGATCGGGATGGACGTGGTCCGGGGCCTGTTCCCGTCGCTGCGGGACTCCCGGGACACCCTGGACGCGACCGACGCGTGGCTGTCGGCGCACGAGGACGCGGCCCCGGCGCTGCGCCGGCTGGTGCTGGAGGCGCGGGACGACCTGGCGCGGGCGCTGCGCGGGCAGGCCTGCGACGCGGCGGCGGGCGCTCGGTAG